Sequence from the Helianthus annuus cultivar XRQ/B chromosome 13, HanXRQr2.0-SUNRISE, whole genome shotgun sequence genome:
CTTGGGCTTTACAACCGGACGGTAAATAAATTTCTGCTTTTGATTCTTGATGTTCACACCTTGACCATTAAATCTTTTCGTTTTTGCTCCCTGAAAATCATCATTGGGTTTGGTATTAACATCATTGTTGACCTGAATAGGTTTCTTTGGGCACGCGTTATCATCATGGCCAAAGACACAGCATGACGAACATCTCATAGGTTCCCAGTCATAATCAACTTTAACCTCCACTTTCGTGTGACTACTACCATCCAAGGAAGGAATGGCAACCGTAATGCTTTTCTTTAACTCCTTTTCAGCATGAATTTCGACCATTGCCCTTGCAAAACTGCTCCTTCCCCATGATTCCGCACACATAGTAGCCGTGTAAGAGTCCAACATCTTCGGATTACCTATCTTCGAGGCTAACAAACTCAGGCCGTCCTCCGTGAACGCCGTTAATGGTATATCATGCATTTTGATCCAAACCGGAATTGTTTTTATATCCTGCTTCTCCACCATCACATTCGGTGACCATTCGTTTAAAATTATCGGCACAATCCTTATAGTCCACGGCCCATCCTCCATTAAATTATTCATCCCCTCTTTTGATTCGAACTTGAAAAAAAAGAAACCCTTTGCGTTCATCATAAGTTTCGAGAGACCATACTTCACCCAGTTATTTTTAGCAAAGAATTCCACAACCGGAAAAGCTAAGCGTTTTCCCAAGAAATACCCATAAAGCGTATTTTCATATCTATCATGCACCTGCTTCACCGAAGACATGGGGATTACTACATCAGCCCCTTCTATCGTTTCATTGGATTCCATCGACCTGAAGTTAACCTTCACCGGttcctttttagatttcaccgcATTAGCAAAAGACATAGGTGCCGTATGCTTTGATGTTGAAGCTCCAATACCTGACTCATCCGCCGGCTTCTCCAAGTTTTGGGGATCAACAAACGACACATTCTCTTGATTTCCATCTATCCGAATTTCCGATTGTTTCCGTAATCCCAAGTTCACAAAGTTGTCAGGTTTATCAAATGGATTTTCCACCGGAACAGAGATCTTTGATAACCCATCCAGAATCGAAACATCCGAAGTTGAAAACATACCCCGTCTTGGGAGTTTGATGTTTCCGTCAACATTTGTGACCCGTAACCCTATTCCGCGCTTCGAAGGAACATCCCCAGAACCAATCCCCGATCCATCAGAATTGCTCCCCATGCAGACGTTCCACGTAACCCTCAAACAAAGCCGATTTACCAAGAATTATTTCCACACCAACTCTCCCAAACACAAAACAGATACGACGGCAAGCAAGCAAACCACAAACCCTAGTAGACCAAATCAAGAAGACGAAACCAGAACCCTAATTCCTAAAACCCTAGAATCAATCTGCCACCCTTAACCGATTAAATCAGAGttatcaatctagctaaattaaactcagttaaccgcaatcaaTAACAACCAATTTAATAAATCAGGGTTTCAAAACTGATAGCTAAGGCGGCGATTAAAAGCAAAACGAAAAGAGAAAACCCTAATTTAGATCGATCACTattgctaacgagttcgttatagaaTTTTGAAAGGATCAAAACTCTAATCACAGACTGTAATACATTAGATCACAAAGAAAATCAAGGTTTCATGAAGAACAAGAAATCGCCATAGGAGAGAGAGCCACCACATGAATACACTAGTCGTAGCAATTACCAACTTACAAACGATATCATCCACTTTCTTTGACTTGGAAGATTGATCAATCCAACCCATTAAGGAGTGCCATGTATTATCCACACTCTCTAGATTCACCATGCTCTTCACATTTGTCCAAACTTTGCTCGCAAAGGCACATTGAAAAAACAAGTGATCTCGACTATCTCTTCCATTTTTACACAACGGGCAGCACATAAGGTTTAGGTTTGTTGCACTCCCAGCTTCCCAAACCGCTAAACGATCTTGAGTCTTCAGTTTGTTATTAATGACCAGCCACATATGAAAAGAGTGCCGAGGAACACATTGAGAGAACCAAACCATATGAGCCCAGTTCGCAATGTTATCCCTGTTTCGAATCGTGTTCCATATTTGAGCTGCTTCAAAGTCACCAACATTACCATCCAAATCTTTCCAAACCAAGCGATCAAATTCATTTTCAACTAATTGAGGCGTTTGAATAGTTATTAGAACCGGAAACAAATCAAACCAAGCTTGGGGCCATCTCCAATTCCCATTTGCATCAATTACATCCGCAACCGACAATTTCAAATTAAAACCTGCATTTGCTATAGCACGAGGAGTAATGAATGAACGCAACGGACTTACATTGCACTAATTATCGCTCCAAACATTAGCTTGCCGACCACTTTTGAGCACATACCAGATGAAAGGTCTCATAATACTCCGAATGGACAATATTTTCCTCCATCCCCAACTCATACTACCCCGACAAGGAACCTCACAAAAATTCCTCCCCTTAAGCTTGTACTCATGAATCCATTGCACCCAAATAGAGTCACGTTTACTTATAATACTCCAAATATGTTTGGCCATGAGCGATTTATTCACATCCGAAATGGATTTAAtgcccaacccccccccccccccttctttAGGCAAACAAACATCTTTCCAGGCAACTTTAGCACGAATTTTACCCTCCGAACCCGCATTCCACAAAAAATCTACGAATTCTTTTCTCTAGCTCATTGATAACACGAGTGGGGATAATGAAAACAGAGGCCCAATATATATGCAAAGATGAAAGAACCGAGTTAATAAGTTGAAGCCGGCCAGCAAATGATAATGCCTTCGTCATCCAATTAACAATCTTCTTATCTAGACGCTCAATAAGAACTTTGCATTCTTTAAAGCTAAGTCTGGAAGAAATGAGCGGAACCCCCAGGTAACGAACCGGTAACTCACCTTCCTGAAACGGCATGATATCCAGAATTTCCTGTCTAATCACCTGAGGAACATTGAAGAAAAAAACAGTACTTTTCGCAGGACTAGGAGCCAAcccagaaatattagtaaacgtCTCAAGAGCCTGCTTAACCTTTTTAACCGAGATAACATCACCATGCACAAAAATAAAAAGGTCATCAGCAAACGACACATTAATTATTTTTTGCTTAGCACAATTAGCATGATATTTGTATGGAAAACTAGCAGCCTGTTGAAGCAAAAGGGATAGAACCTCCATGATTAAAGTAAATAAGTAGGGAGACATTGGATCACCCTGCCGAAGCCCGCGTTTGCCTCTAAAATAACCATGAAGATTACCATTAATGCTCAACGAGTACGAGACTGTAGTAACACAAGTCATAATCCACCCAACCATTTTACGATGGAACCCAAATCGATTCAAAACCTCTTCAAGAAACGACCAATTAACCGTGTCATAGGCTTTCTGGATGTCAATCTTGAAAGCACATCTAGCCGGACCCCTATTGAGGTGGTAATTATGCATTAGCTCTTGTGTAAGTAAAATATTATCAGAGATCTTTCGCCCTGGCACAAATGCAGATTGATTGATGCTAACAAGAGTTCCCAAATTTCCTTTTAAACGATCCGTGATGATTTTGCTTATGCATTTATAGATCACATTACAACAAGAAATCGACCTGTAATCTAGAACTGAATCAGGAACATCTTTTTTCGGAATCAATGCAAGGATAGTGTGATTAACCTGATTTAGGATCTTCCCATTTTCAAAAAATTGTAACACTGCATCAGTGACCTCATTGCCCACAATCTCCCATGCATGTTTAAAGAAAGCAGATGTATACCCGTCAGGCCCCGGGGCCTTATCCTCTCCAATACTAAACATGGCATTCTTGACTTCCTGACGAGAAACTTGAGCAACCATATGATCTGCAGCCTCCCTACTCAACACATTAACGAAAAGATTATCCATGTTAACATTTTCAACCGTGCCATCGAATCCCAAAAACTCCTTATAGTGCGAGAGAAGAGCATCCGCAACATTATGACCTTCATGTCGAACTCCCAAACGGTCCGTAATACTACATATTTTGGTCCGAGCATTTCTGGCTTTCACAGAATTGTGAAAGTACCGAGTATTAGAGTCTCTCGCACGAAGCCATGTTACCTTAGATTTCTGTTTTAAGAAACACTCTTCGTCGTATGCCGCTGATTGAAAATCTTGAAGGCATTGAATCTCCATTTGCCTAAGCCGAGCATCCAAGGGGTTCTGATCAATCCGGCTCTGAATATCATCCAAAGATTTCCTCAAGTCATTCACCCTAGCATGTAAATTACCCTGGTTGAACAGAATCTTCCTCAACATAGGTTTCAAATTCCTCATTTTCTTCACAACAGAAAGCATAGTGATACCTTCAACTGTTTTAACCCATTCTCTATGCACAACCTCCTTAAATTCAGGTTTCGTCACAATGAAATTCGGGAATTTAAAAGGTCTCGGCTGATTCCCAACAGATGTCAACGTTTTTAAAATGCACGGGGTATGGTCAGACACTCTAAAGGGATGAAACAAAGCAAAAGCATCCGGAAATTGATCAATAAAAGAAACATTACCCATAATTCTGTCTATCTTTTTGAGAAGGCCCACCCCACTCTTTGGCTTTTGACTCCAAGTATATTGCAATTCATGAGCCTTAATATCAAATAATTCAGCTTGCTGAACACAGTCATTAAATTCACGCATTCCAATAGACGAGTTGGAAGACCCGAACAAAGAATCTTCTATATTGAGAGCCGAATTGAAATCTCCCAACACTACCCACGGCTTATCATGACAGAAAGCCTTATGCTTACATAAATCATCCCAAAGGCGTCTTCGATCTTGATACTTGTTCTCAGCATAAACAAAAGAGCAAAAAAGAAGCTTTTTGCTATCTTTAAAAATAACCTGAACATGCATAAGTTGATCTAATTGAAATAGGACCATAACATCAAACACATTAGGATTCCAACCGAGAATAATCCTTGTACCCCGAGAGCATAACCCACCATTAGACGTCCAGCACCAATTACGGAACACATACTTACACACTTTAGCCAACTTAGAGACATCTACATGAGATTCAAGAATAGCACACATATCTAGCTTGTTATCTGCAACAATAGAACGAACCTCACTTTGTTTCAGGGGCCGGTTCAAGCCCCTAACATTCCAAGACATTATGCTACCCATTTAAACCATTCagaccgggagtgcttgccccctcagaattAGTATACTGATTATTAGTCATAAACTGTGCCATCTCAGTCGGAGTAACCTCCTTCACCTCGTCATCTGTCTTCGTAGACCGATTTGTCTCCACATGCAGCCTAGTTTCTATATCAACATCTCCGAGCTCCTCTCCATATCCTTCCACGCTCGCTAAAACTTCAAATGGATTCACTGTTTTAATATGACTAGACCCCGAGCTGTTATCTTGCTTCGTTCCTGAAGTGCTCGCACCCGATTTGTTCGGTTTTGGCTTGTAAACAAACTTTTGTTTCTGTTTTTTCTGTCCAACCCCAAACCTAGCAACCTTTCTTTTATCCGTGACAAAACCTTCCTCATCCACCGTTACTTGCTTTTGGCTAACATTAACATTCTTAGGACAGTTTTGGTCATTATGACCAAAAATGCAACAATTAGCACAATGATGCGGTTTCCATTCATACTCAAGTTTAACTTTTTCCATGATAAAACCATCCTCTTCCAGCTTCGGTATAGCAACAACTATTTGGTCCTTAAGAACATTATCTGCACTAACTTCAATCAAGGCTCTGGCAAAGCTGCTTCTACCCCAGCTATCCGCACACATGTCCGCTGTATAGCTATCCAACCTTTTTGGTGTTCCAATTTTCGACGCCAACAAACTTCAATCAAGGCTCTGGCAAAGCTTAACCCAAATCGGAACCGACTTAATTCCTTCTTTTTTCAAGCTGACCGAAGGCGACCAGATGTTAAGAAAGATAGGGACTTTACGAATCAGCCAAGGCCCACCCTCAAGAGCTTTATTCATACCTTTCTTTGTATCAAATTTAAAGAAGAAAAATCCTTCAGCGTTCATCATGACTTTAGCCAACCCAAACTTTGCCCAAACATTTTTAACATAATACTCCACAACAGGAAACGACAACCTGTTCCCCAGAAAATAGCCAAATAGCACGTTCTCAAACCTGTCTTTAACCGTTTTAACTACCTCCCTCGGAATAACAATGTCAGCTTCCTGATGAGTCTCTGTTGTATCCAGCTTCCTAAAGTTAACTTCACGATTAGACTTAGAGTTCATCATCACCTTTTTAGCATAAGATGCCTGGTTCTCCTGGTTCTCTTGTTGTTTATCAGCATAAATGTTCTCAACCGGAACCGTTATTTTCTCCAATTCATCCAGAACATTTATAACTCGAGGCTCAGTCCGATCATTCACAACCACTCCACGTCTCCGTGCCATCGTTTTGCCATCAATATTCAGAATTTTACTCCCCAAACCCTTCAGCACGGTTGACGGCTTCCCATACACATCACGGTAATCAGCATTCAAAGATGGTGGTTTCCCAAAAATTTCATTAATATCAGGCGGTTTAGAATTCATCTTCGTATGAACTAATCACATGCAGACGTAAAAAAGTAGCTAAACAGGATACAGAACAAACCCTAATCAGCCGCCAAAGGAAAATCCCATGCGAATCAAGAAACAAACTAATCCGCCAAAAAAACCAAGAACTTGACAAAAACAGAATACTAGCTAGACAGAAACCCTAATCCGCCAACAAAGCAGAAACTTGCAACGTACCAGAGTATAGTTTTTGTGTAATATGGATTATACTCAGTTTAAGACGTCGGATATGGATGCAAGACATGTTAAGCCGCCGGATATTCTGTCATCTTCGTCAAACCCTAATAAGGGTTTTGCGTCAAGGTTGTTGAACATTGACGGCAAAACATTCTGCCCGCGTAGAGGAGTTTTGTCTGATCATCAACAGGGACAAAAGATAGTTAACATCATAGATGAACTTACCAAGGTCACAGTTCCAGTTGATAATAAAGCCGATGGTCATGGTGCCGATAAACCTGATGCTGTGCATGATGAGATTTTCTGGGGAACTTATAAGGAGGAAAAATCAGCCTCGTATGCTGATAAGGTGCAGTCTACTTTTAAGAAAAGAGAGGTAAATTTCAGACTTATGGAACCTATGGAAACAAGAGATGATGCGGATATTGTTATACCGAGAGAGGTGGTGCAGCAGGTTCAACACAAATTTGATAATGTGCTCTATGGTTATTTTTTAGGGAATCGCTTGCCGTTCCGGTGGTTGAATATTATGCGAAGAATGTATGGGCTAAATTTGGGTTTTCAAAACTTATGATGAACATGTCaggtttctttttctttaagtttgattCAAAGGAGGGTTTGACGAAAGTACTGGAAGGAGGACCATGGTTAATACAAAAAGTTCCGCTGTTTCTGAATGTATGGTCTCCGAAGGTTACACTTAAGAAAGATAGTATCAAAACAGTTCCTATATGGGTTAAGTTGCACAATGTGCCGATTGCGGTTTATACTGATGATGGATTGAGCTTGCTGGCGTCGAAGTTAGGGGTTCCTAAAAGGTTAGATTCTTATACCGCTGATATGTGTGTTGATAATTGGGGTAGGAGTAGTTATGCTCGTGCGATGATTGAGATAAATGCTGACAATGAGATGAAGGATCACATTACTGTAGCTATCCCGAAAATGGATGAGGAGGGATTCATATTGGAACGGGTTAAAGTTGAATATGAGTGGAGGCCGCTTCGCTGTAGTTCATGCTGTTTGTTTGGCCATGATGATAATACATGTCACAAGAAACCTAATGGTAAGGCTAGGGTGGTAACAGTTGATGAGGAGGGATTTGTTACTGATAACAGGAGGATGGCGAGGTACTCGTTTCCTCAAAAAAAGCAAAAACCTAAGGTTGTGTATAAACCTAAGACTAATAAAAATCATGCAAGTACGTCTGGGACGAAGGGGGATAGTTCGGATGTGCCGTTGTCAAACTCTTTTGAGGTGCTTGATAATAATAAGAATGATGAGAAAAGGGATCCGACTAGTGCCAAGTCGATGATTGATGAAACTCATGGGACTCGTATACAACAACCTGATGAAGTTATCGAGGTGAACCCGACAGAGATGGCTGATTTTATGAGAGGTAACAT
This genomic interval carries:
- the LOC110900513 gene encoding uncharacterized protein LOC110900513 yields the protein MCADSWGRSSFARALIEVSADNVLKDQIVVAIPKLEEDGFIMEKVKLEYEWKPHHCANCCIFGHNDQNCPKNVNVSQKQVTVDEEGFVTDKRKVARFGVGQKKQKQKFVYKPKPNKSGASTSGTKQDNSSGSSHIKTVNPFEVLASVEGYGEELGDVDIETRLHVETNRSTKTDDEVKEVTPTEMAQFMTNNQYTNSEGASTPGLNGLNG